AAATCCACCAATGGAATCGCAGGAAGCACCAACATGTTAATATGAGAGCTAAAAGAAATcgaattcaaaataaaaacaacaaaaaaactttaaaaagctTACCTTGTACAAGTCATTAAATCTATAACCGAACACGTGATTTAtacttcaaattatttaaataagttagAATCACTACCGTCATTGAAAATACACGCGCGATTTACAAAGTCTCTCCTAGACCGATTCAATGGCACGTCAGTGAGGTATATCCTTACCTGTTACCTTAGAAATAAGGTTTCAGAACATGATGATTGGATTTGATGAATACGTGATTACTTTCCGTGTTCGCTTAGGAAATGCAACATCCTAACGAATCCTGTCTGATACTTTAGAAATATGTTAAAAAATAGAAACATGCGAGACTATGATTAAAAACTGATCGTACCAATGAAATTAGCATTGTTAACCCACGTGAGTTCTCGTTGTCGTTTTTGCTTCATGTAAATTTTGACAGGTAATTTGAACTGCAGTGGGTTAAAATGTCTTCCAGCTATCTGTTGTATTCAAGGTTTTTGTCCTACTACCACAAAATGTATAAAGGATGGACGATCTCTCAAAAATGCTAATGGTCTTCCCATAACCTTGTTGTATTTGTAGgcttttctaatttaataatgAGGAGCATTACCCAGGTGATCATAAATGTGATATATTACAGAGTGCTCGccggcgccgtggcttagttggttaaagcgcctgtctagtaaacaggagatcctgggttcgaatcccagcggtgccttttgaAATTCGTAAATCGTGTTGTTTCTTGTATAAGTTTAAATGATAAGACAATAGAAAGAGAGCTCAATAAAccttttttctctgtgtgtgtgtgaaaaggatGACCAGCTGCAAGTTACAAGTTGGAATTCATATGTCTAAAGACAATTTTAAAGACAGCTGCAAAGTAGAAATCTGGGCTAACTGATAAATCCAGGAGAAAAAATGTTTCCTAATTTAAGAacaatttgaaaatattaatggcagcggtgggattcgaacccacgcctccagagagactggagcctaaatccagcgccttagaccgctcggccacgctaccctaTGAAGCCAGCTAGAAAACGTATTTTTTGTTCTGGTCATTGCTCCACGTAATTAACCATAGCTGAACAAAAAAGATTAGCCTCTTGTATTGACGGGAAAAATATTTTGCTTTTCAAAAAACGTTTTCTTTCTATGACCTGAAGGGGTCAGTGTGCTCACATACTTTCATCTAAGCTGAAATACATATGAAACCAAAAGATGAatcatataaacaaacaaaagtagTTTTCATATGTCCATATTCTTTATTCTGGCctcaatatttgtttaaatacataTCTAGCTACATATTATACACAAGGCCATggtttaatgtatttaatgtaaaatatgaactttatcttataattttttttttacatcaattagATAAGGAACCATCAATGTAGGGGTAAATtattaagattaatattttttgacTGATTTGACTTAATTTTAAATCAGGGAGCCGGAGCTGCATGGCGGAAGGGATCATATAGATCTTGATTGAAGTCATATGGGTCATATGTTGGAACCGGAGCGTCTAGGGTTACTTTGTTCCCCGTTTCCTTTTTCACCTTCTCAGCAGCAAATGCTGGTGATGGTTTGAGTATGGTAACTGGCCTGGGAGGATTGTCTATTAGGCAGTCAGGGTCCCAGTAAGGATCACAGTCATACTCCATTTCTTTCATCATCATTGAAGGAGGGGGTGGTGGAAGAGTAGATTTTtgtggaggtggtggaggagcAGACGTCACTGGCTCTGAGGCAGTTACAGGGGGAGACTCCTGGACAGAGCTTAGTTTACAGTTTGGGTGGTAACGTGGATCACAAAGTACAGGTACGCCACCAGTGGGCAGGTAAACGATATGTGGCTTGCATTGGGGGTCTTTTAAATTACACAGGTGCATAACTTCCATCTTGGAGACAGGTGGTAAAGTAGGAGGTGGAGGCTGGGTTGTGGGTGGAGGTGTCGATTTTAGTTGAAGACCGAGTGCATTCTGGAATTTGGATGCATCAGGGCCATACGTGAGCTCCAGATGCCGCATCTGCTGGTAAAGCATTCGAATTCTGTCTATCTCATAGAGCTAGAAGAGAAACAGAGATAGTTGAACCAGAGATAAAACAGCTCTTtgtgcattttatataaaaaaaacactttattttatttttacagtatattgctgGCCGAATAAATAACTTTAAGGGACGAtacacccaaaaaatgaaaattctgtcataatttatcactcacccttatgttgctccaaacccataatatttatttaatctttaaaaattcAAAAGATCCAATAAAGGTGTTAAATTTTTGCCTTTTAAACCATACTGGTTTGCCATTCAATTGATATGGATTCATTTTAAGATGTCTTTATGACCATTTTGGATTACCTGGACTTTCAATGGAGGAATTAAAATATCCCAGATTTCATttgaaaatcttaatttgtgtttcgaagattaAAACTAGGGTAGGTGATTTTGGAGAGGATAGCAATAGCAAGTTAGCTCTTGCTAACTCTCTAAAGCCATGCCTCCTCCAAAAACACATGAACGAGCACAGGCAGAGCAGAGGCTAAACAGCAACACGAAGAGAAACGGCAAGGGTTGAATCCAACTCTATCAGATAACCTCATGTCTCATTTACCGGTGAGGAAACATCACAACACAATGCGCAAAATATTGCAATAATTACACCTTCCATTCTTGCTCAGTCTGCAGAAACGTCATGGGACGCAATGATGATGTATCATATCTGCACAAACAGGGTGCATGCaggtatgcaaatacatatatTGACAGGCATGTAGGATCGAGAGATGTGATTGGACAAACatgttatgtgtatgtaaatacttataaatacatttaggccATCGAACATAGTGATTGCTATTGGGATGTGACGAGACTTTTAACCGGcataacaaaacaatttttttacccAAATCACCTACACTGTCTTTAACCAATGTCTTActttgaggatgagtaaatgatcgcaaaaaaaagaattttgggtgaacttttccttcaATAACTTAAAAAATCAACTTAAAACAATGTTAGCATTTATTGATTAGACTTAGACCAATtcattacataatatttattattaatttgttcaaaaacagctACATTTATGCTGTTTACTggtggaaaaaaaagttttatcaatAAAAGgattgaaaacaaaaaacaaaaataaaacatatattgttTTTCTTACCCCTTCAATGTGCCCAATACTGCTGTAATAACGATAGTAGGACTGAAAGTCTGGATTTTTGTGATACCAGTTGGGGTTAGCTGTTCTCCTTGGGCGTGCATGTGCCAGAAAATCATGGGCCTGTTCAGAGTCAATGCTGACAGCTGGATTAGATGCTGCGAGAGAAATTAGTAGTAAAGCATAAGTAAATTTGCATTTTTGATGGAAAAGTCTAAAAGACAAATATGTGTATGGTGTTGCACTGGCAAAAATAAAGGAACTAAAGGTTTTGTCATGCATTATtgcttttgaaatatttcaatctTACCTTTGTCTTTGGAAACTTTTGCTAGGGATGTGGCCTGCGACActgcaaacaaaaaatgaaaacagcaaAGAAATATTCAGCTGAATATTGatttcatgttgaaaaagttcTGAATGTAAATAATCATACCTGGTAGAACTACCAAGCAGTGCAGAGCCCCATAAATGCACAGCACAGACGTCACCTGAAAAAAGATTTGAGTTTGTACTACATTAACATCCTAATGTACTACATACTACATCCTAatattttaccttaaaaatatTTGACACAGAGCTCATGCAACATTGATTAGTCTGATTTGTTTTagtctatttatttaaatgttttagtcagaaatgtttatataaaaaacattaagtaCATATGAGGTACTGATATATTAATGGCAACAACTGCATGTGAATGAAGGTCTTTATATTTAAGTAATATAtaattaagtctctctctctctctctctctctctctctctctctctctctctatatatatatatatatatatatatatataaagacacaacAACAAGTGTCAAATAtctaatattttaacataaatgtttaaCAAAATTCTGAGATATATTAACTTTGAGAACTGAAAGTCAAAATCACTCACCTTCTGTCTCATCTTTGGTCTCTCTTCAGACAGGAGAatggtaaaacatttaaatactggACTCAGTGCTAGCAACTGCATGCTTACATTTGATTGGTTGTGAAGATCAAGACGCTCCCTCCTCCTCCTTGTACTCCCATTcatttttacagacattttttaaTTACTCAAAACAATGTCACCTATTTTGTGGGCCTTGTCTGAAAATCTTGAGTTCAAAAACTTGCAAAATGTATACGTACACTTACGCATTATTAATATGTTCCCTAAGGACTGACtagcatttttcattattttgtctcAGTGACCTACATAGATTTTACTAGTAGGCTATTATGAAAACTAGTCAGAACTTTTACAACTTTCATTTGATTGATCTTATGGTATAAATCACACCATTAAGGGATCTATTATGTATGTGACATGTTGTAAATCTGATCCCTCAGGCATGTTTTTGGTACAGGGTCGAGAAGTCATTGCTTCAGCTCTACATAATTTCAACATCTCCGCTGTCTGGTTTGAAAAATTgctcagatgtgtgtgttcaggagaTGATAGCATAAGCACCCCTGTCTTTAGAGGCGCCACACAAAATTAAACCTTTACTCCTTTAGAAACAGCTGGAGCTCTAATTTTGGACTCGAGCACAAAACATACCTCTTGGACCAAATCTTCTGAacttttgttttgatttaaacattcaaagcaaaccaaaaaaagttaattaaagaCAGTGGCTATATGagacaattcatttttttttttacactttttttttttttagttttttgcatATTATGTTGCACATGTGGTGGCATGAAGGCGGAAGGATCAGAATACTTTTAGGTGGAGTGAGCAGTTGGTTAAACAGGTGTGATGGAGCAGAGCTGGAATCTGAGATATGTAGGAAAACAGAAGGTAAATAACAGAAGCACTAAACATTAAGGAGTTACTGCACAGGTCCCATCCAGCCTCTGTACACTCTCATCTTCGCAATAAATCATGAAAAATGATACCGTCATAACCACACCCTATTgtgaaaactctctctctctctctctctctctctctctctcaaacacacaaacacacacacacacacacacagctatggTTGCCAGACCTCTACAGTATGAACTAAGTTTTACAAATTAAAGTTACTCTTACAGTAATAAAGTCTAGTGTTAATACTAAACactaaaatttgttttttaaatttataatagGCTACAACCACTTAACAACACAGATGGTACACAAAAACCCATACCAGGAACTAGAATTAGTCAGAAATAGCTTTTTCCACATGCTAATATAAATAGAAGGTGTCATACACACGaataaaacaccatcatggtTATACAAGTAAACACtaatataatgcaataaacattaatgtaacaaaacattaatttactgATAAGACAAAACTAGGAAGGAACATAGTTATTAAAATCGTACTTTAAATTTATTTGCTATTAGTGTGCATAATGTCTTCAGTTCAGACTGCACAATTTTAGCCCAGTTTTTGGCTCGCTGACTGGTTTTGAGAAATCACCGACAAATGCCCGAAATCACAGGCAAATCGGTGCTCGTTCACGCGAATGACAATCATGTAGTGTGAATGAGCAAAGACGCAATCTGAGAGAATCGTTGACGAGTCGCCGATGCCCGTGAGATATTTgtcatgctaaatatctggacctgtcGGCGATTCAAAATCCTGCTGTGTGAAAAGTGTTCAGACTGAAAAATACATCGGCGATGACCGatagccaatgagagagcaagatacagagCAGCGGGGAGTTCGGGGAGGAGTTATAGACCACACGGCTGTTTACAGTCTCCACatggtttattaattattaattttcaaactttctatttacctacttttatttaaaaactgttagtggcgatatttaaaaaaaaaaaaatgaataaaataattaaaataatttaaaaaatctgtcaTGTATATCAATAAGAAATCTTGTTTTTAATTCAAAAGTATAGTTGTTAACATATTCAAATGAGAACTATAAAATCACATCAAATCAGCCAATTGAGTCCTGGCCCCCTGATTGAGAATCAACCAGATTAACTGTATAACTCATTTTAAATCTTAATGATAAGTTTAAATCTTTCAATTTAAACTAAAGACACAGCAGAGTAGCCCTTTACAATTGCATGCAGTCGTCCTATAATGTCCAGTCGAGGAGAGCAGGTGGGTTTCCTAGGATTATTCAGTGTTACATGTCATTTATGAAttattgtctttttctctctGGTTGCAGGGTGGAAAGAATGAGATCTTTGTGGATGTGATAGAAAGACTGTCTGTGGTTATTAGCTCCAAGGTGAGTACAACTCAAAGAATCATGTTTTGAAATAAAACTGCTAATTGCTATTCATTTACATGTTATTCTACTTTTAAGGGagttttaatgaaatctgatATTCACGGAGAGATCAGAATAAAATGGTATGTTGGCTTCATCTAGCATCCCAAGTTAACGCAGactgtatatgcatatattttatggTTGTATATTCTTTTGCTCATCCTGTAGAGATGCGGATAGGACTGAATGAAGAGCTCATTATTGGAAAGTCCCAGCTGAAAGGTTGAGTATGCAAACACTGATAGGgctgggataaaaaaaaaattaaatgattaatctagcaattattttttcgatgcatcgattaatctaacgattcattttttcagaccaattcgatttcgattatctccccattaattgactactaacaaaaAATGACATAATCAAAAAATGTGTCAATATCAGTGCATCGTTACATCACATCTGTCTTCACGGATCCATTACAATTTGCATATAGATCAAATAGAGCTGTGGACGATGCTGTATCATTGGTTTTACATTCTGCACTTCAACATCTAGAGGGTAGGGATACGTATGTCAGGATGCTGTTTGTTGATTATAGCAGTGCCTTCAATACCATCAGACCTTCCATTTTAATATCTAAGCTGTTAGACCTGGGCCTCGGTACTTCCATCTGCAGGTGGATACAGGACTTTCTAACAGGCCGTTCTCAGACAGTTAGAGTAGGCACTACATACTCAGCCCCAATAGTGTTAAATACTGGAGCACCTCAAGGTTGCTGTCTTAGTCCTTTATTATATAGTCTGTACGGTATACTTATGACTGTATTGCAAAATATCCCACAAATAGTATTGTGAAATTTGCAGACGATACTACAGTGGTAGGACTTATTGACAACAATAATGAAACTGCCTATAGGGATGAGGTAAGTAATTTGATCAAGTGGTGCCGAAGAAATAATTTGTCCCTGAATGTGGGGAAAACTAAGGAGGTCATCATAGATTTTAGAAGAAATAAACCCACACATACACCTGTCTACATCAATAACTCTGCAGTTGAAATTGTTAATACTTTTAAGTTTTTAGGCATTCATATTTCAGACTCCCTTTCATGGTCTTTCCACATCACCTGTGCCATTAAGAAGGCACACCAGAGACTTTACTTCTTGAGGTGTCTTAAGAAATATGGTATgtctcaaaatattttaaagaaattttacCGTTGTACAATTGAGAGTATACTGACAGGTAATATTACAGTGTGGTTTGGAAGGGCTACTTCAAGTGAATTGAATCTTCTGACGAAGGTGGTTAAAACCGCATCAAAAATAATTGGGGTTCCACTGGAATCACTACAGGATATTTATTGGAAACGCAGCACTGGGAAGGCACTGAGAATTATACAGGATGTTAGTCATCCGGCACATAGCCTCTTCTCCCAACTCCCATCAGGGAGACGTTGGCAAAGCATCCCAACACGTACGTCACGTTTTAGGGACAGTTTTTATCCACAGGCCGTAAGGCTACTGAACGATAGTGTAAGAGGAAGGAGGGCTGAGGTTTGagcgtatgttttttttttatttttttttttagtttattttattctattctatcttATTATTGACTGGTGCTGAGAGAGTGCTGAGGCACATTGTATTTCATTGCTGTGGTACTCTGTACGAATATGCATATGACaataaaactgaactgaactgaactgaactattgttcttattttttccGGCAGTACGGTTCTTAATGTTTCCATCACTGTTCCTGTTCCAAAAGGCTCCGTGAGGTCAGATTTTATGCAACAGCATGAATATTAGAGATATTTAGTCTTATGGACCATCTATAACCCCTGCATCCCTCTGTTCTGTACAGTATGTCTGAGGAGCTCAGTAGTCCTGAGCAGACCGCTGAACTGCAGCCTGCTCTGGGAGATCCTACGTTTCCCAGGAGGAGCGCAGTTGTCAGCACTGTTCAAGGTGATGTTATTATATGGTCATCTGCTTGACACAAATTGTCATCAGTCATTGATGATGTATAATCTGATCCCACAGGTGGATATTCCTGGTCTAAGCTCCGCCTCTTTGCTGGAGGTCAGCCCTGTCAGTATGTCATTCGAACTGCCCAAACAAACCTGCCTTCAAATCCACTTCCTCCGGCTCTCCCCAGCTCAGACAGGACTGTCACAATGTTGTGTTCGATATGTCACTCAGTCTGACTCCTACACCATACGGATCTGACCTAACCAGATGGAAAGAACAGTAAACAAACTGCTCTGTGCCTCTTCCAGCCACAagattttttatctatttattttttacattttgttgggAAGTTTTGCAGTTTTGctcctttcatttttcatttctctCTTTGACAGAGACTGAGTCTAGAGATTTTTTGGATATATAACAATATTGTGTGCTGTATGCTGTATTGTCCTGTATGCCTGTCAAATAGTGttcctttatttaaaataaaataagcccAGTGTtgtataaatatcaaatatgcataaataatgatttgtttttttgtcatatcTTCTGTTAAACTTCATGTAAATGCAGGCAAGCAGTTATAAgagtggacgaagtacacaaatcaagtacttgagtaaaagtacagatacgtttaataaaattttacttCAGTAAAAGTACGTTACTCctttttaaattttactcaagtaaaagtacaaaagtactctattttttatgtacttaagtaaaaaaaaaaagtaattatagaTTTATTTTCCAATTTTAATTAGCctacttaattttatattagcacatattttttataatcctactgctcaaaagttaCCTGGGATTTtcctaaaataaatactttataatgGTTACCATAAGAATTTGATAATTAAGGTAACTccagttaccatgttctgaacatcatcCCTTAATTTccccccagatgtaatctatctaggtggttaaataaaaatatttagattttataaaaaaaaaaaaaaaaagaaaaacatcaacttagcaccagcaagccttttagctagacagttagcatcagctagcaacatttacttattttcagtatggtTATGTATAAACATTCATATCCGTCTACTCGGCTAGtgaatccaaacaatataaaaacaaataactttactgtaaaaggTCACATAGGGCTAAAtatgtagcattttaataaaataaattacattacggcagcggggaatttgatcgtgcatgagttattttatttaatctaggTTATTTTAATGGTtcgggtttattttttattttaacgttACCTAAAACATAGAAACATTAGTAACTTACTTTTGGCACGTTTTGGCAGCATCAGTCGcgcgcgcgctcacaagatctcccggttcttacttgtgaattcagttcactggagactcgcactaaacggttcattcaTCAGTGAGTTGTCGACTTGAGAACAGCTGCAATTGGATCATTCTAATTCGCGAATggatcgtttggtgcgatttgcgaacCGATTTAGAAGGTTAACGGAAGAAGTTCGTTCTTGattcagacaccgcttctgcgtgtcggagcacgtgataagGAGTAACGATGAAGTGGAGCTAagtaaaaagtacaatcttatgctttggaatgtagtgaagtaaaagtaaaagttacttaaaataaaactactccagtaaagtacagatacctggAAATGCTTTTAATactgaaagggttagttcacaaaaaaaaaaaaaaaaaaaaaattgtcgtCATTTACCCACCCTAATTTCGTTCCTGActtgagttgctttcttatgttgaacataaaataaaatattttgaagattaCTAATCAAatagttggtggttgccattgacttccatagtaattTTTAGATGGGGGTATGGGGATTAATAGGATTCAAATGCctgctttattttaaacataattatcTTTCTAAGTAGATTTTCGAACTGTAAACCTATATTTGTAGCATTTGTAGTGTTATTTCAAGAGATAAAACACTATTTACCTACAATTTCACTCTCACTTAACAAAAAAACCCTGTAAACATGTACAGTTTACACAGCCTACACACtctttactgtatttaatatgtaatttttatatatataaatttgtgtaATGCCCtcttatttccttttatttttcccCTTTGTCTTTTTTGTTACGGTTATTCTTTTACTGTGTTATTGTGTGACTTGTATAATATATAGTAGatactattattatattgtattatactaATTAgtgcatagtaaatataattaatagtataatgtaattaatacacGGATAGAACACttcatataataaatacaaaataaatagatgcgattattcagtgttattaaatatatattaaaagtaaataaaataaaataatgcatttatttggttTGTTGTAGTAGTGCTGCCGCGTGACCCAACCGTAGCTCCGCCCACCGCCAGCCACCAGTGAACACCAACAGGAGCTGCTGCTGTTTACACTCTGTGCAGTAGCCGTTTCCCCCCACAAATTCCCACGGCCAAATTCTCCCTCATTATGGGAGACAAGGCAGGCACCCggtgagtatttgtttttaaagcttaACACTTCTAATTAATTTTGTTTGGTATCATTATTGTTGAAATTATAAAGCGAACAGTCGGAAAGCTAATACTAGCTGGATTGTAATGGACGTGGATGGAGAACCAGACTGAGCGTGTTGGAGAAGCAGCACGTTTGttatatgaaaaatgttttgtctgtATCATTTTGTTAGAAATGTGTATTAGACGTTTCCAAAGGCTTTTTTAGAAGTCCGTTCATCCTTTAGCATTCATGTCGCATAGCTTGGCAGCTAACAACAGCTTGGCAGCTAACCCACATCGTCATACTGCTCTTGTTGCTTATTTAATTAAACTTAGCATTATTAATGTTGTCAGcatgaatgtaataataataggctTTGCAAGCAAATTAGTTCTCCAGCATGCAATTTGCTGCTCTCCACCATTTGTTTAATCTTGGCATTAGCTTCACTTTAAAATGTTCTCACCTTACAACAATCGATCAGCTTTGCTTTGATAATGACTGTGATTAATCACGCGCTCATTTCTCTTATTCTAAAGGGTATTCAAGAAGTCCAGTCCGAATTGCAAGGTAAGATTTTTATATATCACAGTTTTTTGGTTTCCACAAGTTGTAGTTACAACCCTGTCTCTTTCCACAGCTTACAGTATATTTGGGGAAAAGAGATTTTGTGGACCATCTAGATCACGTGGACCCCGTTGGTCAGTGGTTTCAGATAAACAGTTCAATTGAATTTTAATGGAGAAGTGAAAGTCTACTAGTTATATTCACTGACATAAATCATATTGTACTTCTGCTACAGATGGTGTGATTCTGTTCG
Above is a window of Carassius auratus strain Wakin chromosome 35, ASM336829v1, whole genome shotgun sequence DNA encoding:
- the LOC113054212 gene encoding integrator complex subunit 3 homolog — encoded protein: MSVKMNGSTRRRRERLDLHNQSNVSMQLLALSPVFKCFTILLSEERPKMRQKVTSVLCIYGALHCLVVLPVSQATSLAKVSKDKASNPAVSIDSEQAHDFLAHARPRRTANPNWYHKNPDFQSYYRYYSSIGHIEGLYEIDRIRMLYQQMRHLELTYGPDASKFQNALGLQLKSTPPPTTQPPPPTLPPVSKMEVMHLCNLKDPQCKPHIVYLPTGGVPVLCDPRYHPNCKLSSVQESPPVTASEPVTSAPPPPPQKSTLPPPPPSMMMKEMEYDCDPYWDPDCLIDNPPRPVTILKPSPAFAAEKVKKETGNKVTLDAPVPTYDPYDFNQDLYDPFRHAAPAP